In a single window of the Centropristis striata isolate RG_2023a ecotype Rhode Island chromosome 18, C.striata_1.0, whole genome shotgun sequence genome:
- the mrpl19 gene encoding 39S ribosomal protein L19, mitochondrial gives MAACVKDLHTFMSSLRLLRNLRLQNERFISTSLCRHASGSSGGPPKFTPPSKPVIIDKTQAAATQREFLSPEFIPPRQRINPVKFVFERKDMVARRKVLDIPEFYVGSILAVTMADPHASGKSNRFVGICIQRRGSLLGATFILRNIINNQGVEICYELYSPRIQSIEVLKLEKRLDDNLMYLRDALSEYSTVDPDMKPVPSSPTGEVPVNPLKVKMRPKPWSKRWERPVFNIQGIRFDLALTPEQMEHAQKWAKPWLEYDMMREYDTTELEKEIKEELQKEMKK, from the exons ATGGCAGCCTGTGTAAAAGATCTCCACACATTTATGTCTTCACTGAGGTTATTACGAAACCTGCGGCTCCAAAATGAAC GGTTTATATCTACGTCACTGTGTCGTCATGCTTCGGGGAGCAGCGGGGGGCCACCAAAGTTCACCCCTCCATCTAAACCTGTCATCATAGATAAAACACAAGCTGCGGCAACTCAGAGAGA gtTCCTGAGTCCAGAGTTCATCCCTCCCAGACAGAGAATCAATCCTGTAAAGTTTGTCTTTGAGAGGAAAGATATGGTCGCCAGGAGGAAAGTGCTCGACATCCCTGAATTCTACGTTG GGAGCATCCTGGCAGTGACCATGGCCGATCCTCACGCCAGCGGGAAAAGTAACCGGTTTGTGGGCATCTGCATCCAGAGGCGTGGGTCGCTGCTGGGAGCCACATTCATCCTGAGGAACATCATTAATAACCAAG GTGTGGAGATCTGCTACGAGCTGTACAGCCCCCGTATCCAGAGTATTGAAGTGCTAAAGCTGGAGAAGAGGCTGGACGACAACCTGATGTATCTGAGAGACGCTCTGAGCGAGTACAGCACCGTGGACCCGGACATGAAGCCCGTCCCCTCGTCCCCCACCGGAGAGGTTCCTGTCAACCCG CTCAAGGTAAAGATGAGGCCCAAGCCGTGGTCCAAACGCTGGGAACGACCCGTGTTTAACATCCAGGGCATCCGCTTCGACTTGGCCCTGACCCCGGAGCAGATGGAGCACGCTCAGAAGTGGGCGAAGCCGTGGCTGGAGTACGACATGATGAGGGAGTACGACACCACCGAGCTGGAGAAGGAGATCAAAGAAGAGCTGCAGAAGGAGATGAAGAAGTGA